The DNA region ATATAGATCTTTTTATTATCAAAGAGACGGATGAAAGACCTATTGATCGAAGAGTAAGTGTGCGCCAGATTGTCTCAGATAGAACCCGACGCATTCCTTTTGAGCCGATTGTTATCACTCAGAAAGAATTGGCCGACCGGATAAGGCGGGGCGACCAATTTATTGATGAGATATTAACCAAGGGAGAAGTGCTCTATGAGGAAAGATGAATCTCTTTATCCAGAGGATTGGTTTAAGATGGGAGCTAAAGAACTGAAACGGGCAGAAAACCTGCTTGAATTTGATGATCTTGAAGGCGC from bacterium includes:
- a CDS encoding nucleotidyltransferase domain-containing protein, with protein sequence MVKDKKAQQLISGMVEKIAASYKPLKIILFGSYSYGKPDQDSDIDLFIIKETDERPIDRRVSVRQIVSDRTRRIPFEPIVITQKELADRIRRGDQFIDEILTKGEVLYEER